One stretch of Synergistetes bacterium HGW-Synergistetes-1 DNA includes these proteins:
- a CDS encoding uridylate kinase, with the protein MIGVVKIGGAEGNELGSLMSELAMRVTGGQKWVLVHGASGIMDGLCRERGVKIRMVTSPSGYRSRYVGESEIKLFREAALTYGDKIKNTLADFGASAEFLDPETTEGVFADRKDILREYSGGRTRILRGNYSGTISSVSGEKIISVINRGLIPILPPLGLDSNSGLSLNIDGDRLAASAAKAVNADILVILSNVPGLMKDINDPESLIKSRSSLGAWEKLEEFAVGNMKRKLLACREAFDLGVPNIHLADGRVAEPLKNAEMGNGTCLTH; encoded by the coding sequence ATGATCGGAGTGGTTAAGATCGGGGGCGCCGAGGGCAACGAGCTTGGATCGCTCATGTCAGAACTGGCGATGAGGGTCACCGGTGGTCAGAAATGGGTGCTCGTACATGGTGCAAGCGGAATAATGGACGGGCTCTGCAGGGAACGTGGGGTCAAAATCAGGATGGTAACAAGTCCTTCAGGTTACAGAAGCCGTTACGTCGGAGAAAGTGAAATAAAACTCTTCAGGGAGGCAGCCCTCACATACGGGGACAAAATCAAAAATACACTTGCAGATTTCGGGGCTTCTGCCGAATTTCTTGATCCGGAAACGACAGAAGGCGTGTTCGCGGACCGAAAGGATATACTCAGGGAGTATTCGGGAGGAAGGACCCGTATTCTCCGCGGCAATTACAGCGGGACTATTTCCTCAGTCAGTGGAGAAAAGATCATTTCGGTCATAAACAGAGGACTGATCCCCATCCTGCCCCCACTGGGGCTGGACAGCAACTCAGGGTTATCGCTCAACATCGACGGAGACAGACTTGCCGCCTCTGCAGCCAAAGCGGTGAATGCGGATATCCTTGTGATCCTGTCAAACGTTCCGGGGCTGATGAAGGACATAAATGACCCGGAATCACTGATAAAAAGCCGTTCTTCGCTGGGTGCCTGGGAAAAGCTCGAAGAATTCGCAGTCGGAAATATGAAAAGAAAACTTCTCGCCTGCCGTGAAGCATTTGACCTGGGGGTCCCCAACATCCACCTTGCAGACGGAAGGGTCGCAGAACCGCTTAAAAACGCAGAAATGGGGAACGGAACATGCCTGACTCACTAA
- the argC gene encoding N-acetyl-gamma-glutamyl-phosphate reductase: MNRKIPVIIWGATGFTGGELLRIIARHPYMEVAGAVSRSKAGTPIGAIHPHLRFAYQDVNFISPEEGGETHAELVFLALPHKAAAETAKKRLSAGQKVVDLSADFRLRDHEQYKRWYETEHPCPELLEGAVYGLPELHRQEMAGAKLISGVGCNATSAIFALHPLAKAGLIENARIECRVGSSEGGAEAKEGSSHSLRSRSLRVVSPFLHRHMAEVIQELALPEENISMTVTAVELVRGIQCIAHVTLNRTLKEADIWKLFRAQWSNEPFVSVSPAKPAHLRIPDPRFVLGSNRVLTGFALAEDGRRAIAASAIDNLLKGAAGSAVQSANIMCGAEETAGLEMMPLYPA, from the coding sequence ATGAATAGGAAGATACCTGTCATCATATGGGGAGCAACGGGATTCACTGGAGGAGAACTGCTGAGGATAATCGCACGCCACCCTTACATGGAAGTTGCCGGAGCCGTTTCAAGAAGCAAAGCCGGAACACCGATCGGAGCCATACATCCGCACCTGCGTTTCGCATATCAGGATGTGAATTTCATCTCACCGGAGGAAGGCGGAGAGACCCACGCCGAACTGGTTTTTCTGGCACTGCCACACAAAGCTGCGGCAGAGACGGCAAAGAAAAGGCTTTCAGCCGGACAGAAAGTCGTCGACCTATCCGCCGACTTCAGACTCAGAGACCATGAACAATACAAAAGGTGGTACGAAACAGAGCATCCATGCCCCGAACTGCTGGAGGGGGCAGTCTACGGCCTTCCTGAGCTGCACAGGCAGGAAATGGCGGGTGCAAAGCTGATCTCCGGCGTCGGATGCAACGCAACATCAGCCATCTTTGCACTTCACCCTCTTGCAAAAGCGGGCCTTATTGAAAATGCCAGGATCGAATGCCGTGTCGGCTCTTCCGAGGGAGGGGCTGAAGCCAAAGAAGGAAGCTCCCATTCGCTCAGAAGCAGGTCACTCAGAGTGGTCTCCCCTTTCCTCCACAGGCACATGGCGGAAGTCATCCAGGAGCTCGCACTCCCCGAAGAGAACATCAGCATGACTGTAACGGCCGTTGAGCTTGTAAGGGGAATACAGTGCATAGCGCATGTAACACTCAACAGGACATTAAAGGAAGCAGACATTTGGAAGCTCTTCCGCGCTCAATGGTCAAATGAGCCGTTTGTATCAGTTTCACCTGCCAAACCGGCTCATTTGCGCATACCTGATCCAAGGTTCGTACTTGGAAGCAACAGGGTCCTCACGGGATTTGCCCTTGCCGAAGACGGACGCCGCGCGATAGCGGCCTCGGCAATTGACAACCTGCTCAAGGGCGCAGCGGGATCCGCGGTACAGTCCGCAAACATAATGTGCGGTGCAGAGGAAACAGCCGGGCTCGAAATGATGCCCCTCTACCCTGCTTAA
- a CDS encoding L-2-aminoadipate N-acetyltransferase: MLFTRLRVEEKLLREAAEKQNIPCELMNVSDVWYGEKPFCGTDDVVLARCVSHNQNEAVAQILESQGIRVVNPSSVMAVCGNKLTTSIALAKAGISQPKFRTAFSPEAAVEALEDLGYPAVCKPVSGSWGRLLAKINDREAAEAVFEHKSMLGAIHNTFYIQEYIEKGDYDVRAFVVNGDPICAITRKSAHWITNTARGGAASNLPLNDEISSVLRSVHKAIGGEFLAVDLFRKEGEWLVNEVNDGGEFRNSIEPTGTDIPAAVVKAAWERRPSR; encoded by the coding sequence ATACTATTTACAAGGCTTAGGGTCGAAGAAAAACTTCTGCGTGAAGCGGCGGAAAAGCAAAACATTCCCTGCGAACTGATGAACGTCTCCGACGTATGGTACGGTGAGAAGCCTTTCTGCGGCACTGATGATGTCGTCCTTGCCAGGTGCGTCTCCCACAACCAGAATGAAGCCGTAGCACAGATACTGGAATCACAGGGGATCAGGGTGGTAAATCCCTCATCTGTAATGGCGGTCTGCGGAAACAAGCTGACCACAAGTATAGCCCTTGCAAAAGCCGGAATCAGCCAGCCTAAGTTCAGAACAGCATTTTCTCCCGAGGCAGCGGTCGAGGCCCTTGAAGACCTTGGATACCCGGCGGTATGCAAGCCCGTAAGCGGAAGCTGGGGAAGGCTGCTGGCAAAGATCAACGACCGCGAGGCAGCAGAGGCGGTATTTGAGCACAAGTCGATGCTCGGGGCGATCCACAACACATTTTATATTCAGGAGTACATAGAAAAGGGCGATTATGACGTCAGGGCATTCGTTGTAAACGGAGATCCGATTTGCGCCATAACCAGAAAGAGCGCCCACTGGATCACAAATACGGCAAGAGGCGGAGCAGCTTCGAACCTTCCACTGAATGATGAGATAAGCTCCGTTCTGAGATCGGTGCACAAAGCGATCGGCGGGGAATTTCTGGCTGTGGATCTCTTCAGAAAAGAAGGGGAATGGCTGGTCAATGAGGTCAACGACGGCGGAGAGTTCAGAAATTCCATCGAACCCACAGGAACAGACATACCTGCGGCAGTGGTAAAGGCCGCATGGGAGAGGAGACCTTCCCGATGA
- the lysW gene encoding lysine biosynthesis protein LysW: MTATCTVCEAQVALPNDCCEGELLICGDCGTELEVIALDPITVEEAPQVQEDWGE; this comes from the coding sequence ATGACTGCTACATGTACTGTTTGCGAAGCACAGGTGGCTCTGCCAAATGACTGCTGCGAAGGTGAGCTTCTTATCTGCGGGGACTGCGGGACTGAACTTGAGGTGATCGCCCTTGATCCCATCACTGTAGAAGAGGCTCCTCAGGTCCAGGAGGATTGGGGAGAGTAG
- a CDS encoding Fe-hydrogenase large subunit family protein: protein MKNHLVNTKRWIIRKIAESFWGDNFRQGIKRLPFERIPPGSEAKYRCCVYKERAVVRSRVLAGLGFSVEADDEMTSLLEYADAAFKRRRIEGPPLTIIDIACKGCVNSRFYVTELCQGCLARPCETLCPFGAITVKEGHSSIDIKKCRNCGKCKDACPYHAISKISVPCEESCPVDAITKGEHGVAVIDFTKCISCGCCVAACPFGAVLERSQIVDILRALKSGRRVAAVTAPALVGQFSAPLRKLVTAMKKLGFSEVVEVARGAERTAKEEAEELMERLSANGSFMTTSCCPAYIQTVRRHMPEMLPHISDTPTPMHYTGEMIKSKDPRTLTVFIGPCVAKRREAMEDSCVDYIMTFEELASVFEAAGIDPAACEDDTELPEASAEGRGFALSGGVAAAVKSVIGSEREIRTACINGTSKSEITRMRAYAKNGGPFDLLEVMTCAGGCVNGAGVINRDLKAREEILKLVSESKKLN, encoded by the coding sequence TTGAAGAATCATCTCGTCAACACCAAAAGATGGATAATCAGGAAAATAGCAGAATCCTTTTGGGGGGATAATTTCAGGCAGGGCATCAAGCGTCTCCCTTTTGAAAGGATTCCGCCCGGCTCGGAGGCTAAATACCGCTGCTGCGTCTATAAGGAGCGTGCTGTAGTAAGGTCAAGGGTCCTTGCGGGACTCGGATTCAGCGTCGAAGCTGACGATGAGATGACATCCCTTCTTGAATATGCCGATGCTGCATTTAAAAGAAGACGCATAGAAGGGCCCCCTCTGACGATAATCGATATCGCATGCAAGGGATGCGTCAACTCAAGATTTTATGTTACGGAACTCTGCCAGGGCTGCCTCGCCAGACCCTGCGAAACCTTATGTCCATTCGGAGCCATCACAGTAAAAGAGGGACATTCATCAATAGACATAAAAAAATGCAGGAACTGCGGTAAGTGTAAAGATGCGTGCCCTTATCACGCGATATCAAAAATATCTGTCCCCTGTGAGGAAAGTTGTCCGGTGGATGCCATCACAAAGGGAGAACATGGAGTCGCGGTCATCGATTTCACAAAATGCATAAGCTGCGGCTGCTGCGTTGCGGCATGTCCTTTCGGAGCGGTCCTTGAGAGAAGCCAGATCGTCGACATACTGCGGGCTCTTAAAAGCGGGAGAAGAGTTGCCGCTGTCACAGCTCCGGCCCTTGTAGGACAGTTCAGCGCGCCTTTGCGCAAACTGGTAACTGCCATGAAAAAACTTGGATTTTCAGAAGTTGTGGAAGTGGCAAGGGGTGCAGAGAGGACTGCAAAGGAAGAGGCTGAAGAACTCATGGAAAGATTGTCTGCAAACGGGTCATTCATGACGACCTCATGCTGTCCTGCATATATCCAGACTGTGCGCAGACACATGCCTGAGATGCTGCCGCACATCTCGGACACGCCAACACCGATGCACTATACCGGTGAAATGATCAAATCAAAAGACCCGCGGACTTTGACAGTATTCATAGGACCCTGTGTTGCAAAGAGAAGAGAGGCAATGGAAGATTCATGCGTTGATTACATCATGACCTTCGAAGAACTTGCTTCTGTCTTCGAAGCAGCGGGAATAGACCCAGCGGCATGTGAAGACGACACGGAACTTCCGGAAGCATCTGCTGAAGGAAGGGGTTTCGCACTGAGCGGCGGTGTAGCAGCAGCAGTAAAAAGCGTCATTGGGAGCGAAAGAGAAATAAGGACTGCCTGCATAAACGGAACAAGCAAATCCGAGATCACAAGGATGAGAGCCTACGCGAAGAACGGAGGACCTTTCGATCTGCTTGAAGTGATGACATGCGCCGGAGGATGCGTAAACGGCGCAGGAGTTATCAATAGAGATCTAAAAGCCAGGGAAGAGATACTAAAACTGGTATCGGAAAGCAAAAAATTGAATTAA
- the sdaAB gene encoding L-serine ammonia-lyase, iron-sulfur-dependent, subunit beta, with translation MPVWDIIGPVMIGPSSSHTAGAVRIGRIVRLCWGGEVKNANIYMRGSFATTGEGHGTDRALLAGLLGYAPDDPEVRDGRELALRSGMKFNFYEEDPEGAHPNSVRIEIWDENGRKMDATAASLGGGAVSLQELDGFEVDVSCLLPVIIIMNRDVQGVVGAVTTYLSSHGINIATMKLHRDSRGGLATMVLELDSNESAVRPEEVKGVHDAIVRVISIPGVAL, from the coding sequence ATGCCTGTTTGGGATATTATCGGCCCTGTAATGATAGGACCTTCTTCGAGCCATACAGCCGGTGCCGTACGCATCGGAAGGATCGTGAGGCTCTGCTGGGGCGGAGAGGTCAAAAACGCAAACATCTACATGAGGGGGAGCTTTGCCACCACCGGTGAGGGACACGGCACAGACAGGGCGCTCCTGGCCGGCCTGCTTGGGTATGCACCCGACGACCCCGAAGTCCGGGACGGAAGGGAACTTGCGCTGAGGTCGGGAATGAAATTTAATTTTTATGAAGAAGATCCTGAAGGAGCCCATCCAAACTCGGTAAGGATAGAGATATGGGATGAGAATGGAAGGAAGATGGATGCAACAGCGGCTTCCCTTGGAGGAGGAGCAGTATCGCTCCAGGAGCTGGACGGGTTCGAGGTGGATGTATCATGCCTGCTGCCAGTGATAATAATCATGAACAGGGATGTACAAGGAGTTGTGGGAGCAGTGACGACGTACCTTTCCTCGCACGGCATAAACATAGCGACTATGAAGCTCCATAGGGATTCAAGGGGCGGCCTGGCCACAATGGTCCTTGAGCTCGACAGCAACGAATCAGCAGTGAGGCCTGAAGAGGTCAAAGGAGTGCACGATGCAATAGTAAGGGTAATTTCTATACCGGGGGTGGCATTATGA
- the sdaAA gene encoding L-serine ammonia-lyase, iron-sulfur-dependent, subunit alpha, which yields MRSLQDLMKLADERGIPLYETVLAADSEATGVPADQIFEMISSRLKDMRRSAEEASCSNNPCRLVPKTGPLIRAYSEKGGMCGGFILRASAISLEVATYNASMGRIVAAPTAGSCGILPGMLFAWEEYYGGGHENTDKEITRALIVAGAVGEIIANRATLAGAEGGCQAECGAAAAMGSAALVYLQGGSCEAVSNAVALTLKSVLGLVCDPVGGLVESPCIKRNGLLVAVGALAADMALAGITSLIPADEVIDAMGQIGRSIPPSLRETSKGGLAVTPTAKALVKGLGAKKI from the coding sequence ATGAGATCATTGCAGGACCTGATGAAGCTGGCCGATGAGCGGGGGATCCCCCTTTACGAGACAGTTCTCGCCGCCGACTCCGAGGCGACCGGAGTTCCCGCAGACCAGATATTCGAAATGATATCCTCAAGGCTCAAAGACATGCGCCGCTCCGCCGAAGAGGCGAGCTGCAGCAACAACCCATGCAGGCTGGTGCCGAAGACCGGTCCGCTCATAAGGGCGTATTCCGAAAAAGGTGGCATGTGCGGAGGTTTCATTCTCAGGGCCTCTGCCATTTCACTTGAAGTTGCAACGTACAACGCCTCCATGGGAAGGATAGTTGCGGCCCCTACTGCAGGAAGCTGTGGCATACTGCCCGGTATGCTCTTTGCATGGGAGGAATATTACGGGGGCGGACATGAAAATACCGATAAAGAAATTACCCGCGCTCTCATAGTTGCCGGAGCTGTCGGTGAGATAATCGCCAACAGAGCCACACTTGCCGGTGCGGAGGGCGGATGCCAGGCAGAGTGCGGAGCTGCTGCCGCAATGGGGTCTGCCGCGCTTGTATATCTTCAGGGAGGATCATGCGAAGCGGTATCGAATGCCGTCGCCCTGACCCTGAAGTCCGTACTTGGGTTGGTCTGTGATCCTGTCGGAGGGCTTGTTGAGTCTCCCTGCATCAAGAGGAACGGTCTCCTTGTTGCTGTCGGCGCACTGGCGGCTGACATGGCACTTGCCGGGATAACTTCGCTGATACCCGCTGACGAAGTCATTGACGCGATGGGGCAGATAGGAAGATCTATCCCTCCCTCGCTGAGGGAGACGTCAAAGGGCGGCCTGGCAGTTACACCGACCGCAAAGGCGCTTGTCAAAGGTCTCGGAGCAAAGAAAATATAA
- a CDS encoding ABC transporter substrate-binding protein codes for MSKFFKSIALVSCLAILCFCGTAFAAETVKIGMLAPLTGFAAADGFSAYESVKLAVEKVNAEGGVLGKKVELICYDDAADPKQSVPLAHKLIGQDRVVAFVAGSYSLPTRAVSAIFNDSEIPLVSAYALHPDITKGDFTFRNGFLGTVEGKGAAYTAVTMLKAKKIALIVSDNDFGTTLTQGFEEFMKDHPEAKIVSLQKYPMSEKDFKPYLSKMKAAEPDAVFFSGYYFQVGPAMKQAKEMGIKVQFIGEEGADSPKTIEIAGNAAEGFIMVTNLNRDDKRPFVQEFLKAYRNRHKIEPDMVGASAYDGFMLLVNAIKQAKTTDGPAVAKALAKTANYDGLTGLIKGFTPEGEVVKPVQVQTVKNGLFRYYGVITDPKLITPSK; via the coding sequence ATGAGTAAATTTTTCAAATCTATCGCACTTGTTTCATGTCTTGCAATTCTTTGCTTCTGCGGGACTGCATTTGCAGCAGAGACAGTAAAGATCGGTATGCTCGCTCCACTGACGGGATTCGCAGCTGCTGACGGGTTCAGTGCATATGAATCAGTCAAGCTGGCAGTTGAAAAAGTCAACGCCGAGGGCGGAGTTCTTGGGAAAAAGGTCGAACTGATCTGCTATGATGACGCTGCAGACCCAAAGCAGTCAGTGCCTCTCGCACACAAACTTATCGGGCAGGACAGGGTCGTAGCATTCGTAGCCGGCTCATACAGCCTTCCCACACGCGCTGTATCCGCTATTTTCAACGACTCCGAGATACCGCTGGTATCAGCTTATGCGCTCCATCCTGACATCACCAAGGGAGACTTTACATTCAGGAACGGCTTCCTCGGCACAGTTGAGGGAAAGGGCGCCGCTTACACTGCAGTAACTATGCTCAAGGCTAAGAAAATAGCTCTCATAGTCAGCGACAACGACTTCGGAACGACACTCACACAGGGTTTTGAAGAGTTCATGAAGGATCATCCCGAAGCGAAGATCGTATCTCTCCAGAAATATCCGATGAGTGAAAAGGATTTCAAACCTTATCTTTCAAAGATGAAGGCTGCCGAGCCCGATGCGGTATTCTTCAGCGGATACTATTTCCAGGTCGGTCCCGCAATGAAACAGGCCAAAGAGATGGGCATAAAAGTCCAGTTTATTGGAGAAGAGGGCGCTGACTCTCCCAAAACGATCGAGATCGCCGGTAACGCCGCCGAAGGTTTCATAATGGTCACAAACCTTAACAGGGATGACAAACGCCCATTCGTCCAGGAATTCCTGAAGGCATACCGCAATCGTCACAAGATCGAACCCGACATGGTCGGAGCCTCTGCCTATGACGGATTTATGCTTCTCGTAAACGCGATCAAACAGGCAAAGACAACTGATGGGCCTGCTGTGGCAAAAGCCCTGGCGAAGACAGCAAATTATGACGGCCTCACAGGACTCATCAAGGGCTTCACTCCTGAAGGCGAAGTTGTAAAGCCGGTCCAGGTGCAGACCGTCAAGAACGGCCTGTTCCGTTACTACGGCGTAATTACAGATCCCAAACTCATCACGCCAAGCAAATAG
- the livF gene encoding branched-chain amino acid ABC transporter ATP-binding protein (with LivGHMJ and LivGHMK is part of the high-affinity branched-chain amino acid transport system; LivFGHMK is specific for the transport of leucine, while LivFGHMJ is a transporter for leucine, isoleucine, and valine) produces the protein MLLEVSDLSVSYGDIEAVHGISFHVENGEFVSIIGANGAGKTTTLRALMGLQNVKSGKILFDGTDITDMPAHKRANLGIRIVPERARCFPQLTVYENLRMGVYGKSSSLKNELGSIYELFPILKERSDQYANTLSGGEQQQLAIARALVSSPRLLLVDEVSMGLMPKLATQVFEVLRSLNKDKGLTILLVEQNALSSLKISDRGYVLETGNIEIEGLSSDLINDDRVREAYLGS, from the coding sequence ATGTTGCTTGAAGTAAGTGATCTCTCAGTTTCATACGGAGACATTGAAGCCGTTCACGGAATAAGTTTCCATGTTGAAAATGGGGAATTTGTGTCAATAATCGGAGCTAACGGCGCGGGGAAAACAACTACTCTCAGGGCTCTTATGGGGCTGCAGAACGTTAAGTCAGGCAAAATACTGTTTGATGGAACTGATATTACAGATATGCCCGCGCATAAAAGAGCGAACCTAGGGATAAGGATAGTTCCGGAGAGAGCAAGGTGTTTTCCGCAGCTCACAGTATATGAGAACCTGAGGATGGGTGTATACGGAAAATCCTCATCGCTGAAGAATGAGCTCGGAAGCATATATGAACTTTTCCCGATACTTAAGGAGAGAAGCGATCAATATGCCAACACACTTTCAGGGGGAGAACAGCAGCAGCTGGCCATAGCACGTGCCCTGGTCTCGTCTCCTAGGCTGCTTCTCGTCGACGAAGTATCGATGGGACTTATGCCGAAACTGGCAACACAGGTATTTGAGGTCCTCAGATCACTGAATAAAGATAAAGGACTTACAATCCTTCTTGTTGAACAGAATGCCCTCTCCTCATTGAAAATTTCAGACAGGGGATACGTCCTGGAAACAGGAAATATCGAGATTGAGGGGCTCTCGTCAGACCTCATAAATGACGACAGGGTCAGGGAAGCATATCTGGGTTCATAA
- a CDS encoding ABC transporter ATP-binding protein — protein sequence MTDKILSVKDLSINFGGLKALDNVSFDIGRKEILGLLGPNGAGKTTCFNMISGVYKPTSGEIYLNGKRTDGMSPHQMAALGVGRTFQVVKPFSGLTVEENVIVSLGMPQYNKFIKSWKFWNTLANKKAAENILKTVGLDGEASVKAGLLPLGNLRKLEIARALALDPTLLLLDECFSGLRHEEIQIVEDLIRRIREQGVSILLIEHNMRVAMGISDRVVVLDHGRKLAEGTPSEVSADPAVIEAYLGKGETADVA from the coding sequence TTGACCGATAAGATCCTTTCAGTCAAAGACCTCTCTATTAATTTCGGAGGACTGAAAGCACTCGACAATGTCAGTTTTGATATCGGCCGGAAGGAGATCCTTGGACTGCTCGGACCTAACGGAGCAGGCAAGACCACCTGTTTCAATATGATCTCAGGAGTTTACAAACCTACATCAGGCGAGATATACCTTAACGGAAAAAGGACAGACGGTATGTCTCCACACCAGATGGCCGCATTGGGAGTAGGAAGGACATTTCAGGTCGTAAAGCCTTTCAGCGGGCTAACTGTTGAAGAAAATGTGATCGTATCGCTTGGGATGCCTCAATACAACAAATTCATAAAATCGTGGAAATTCTGGAACACTCTGGCCAATAAAAAAGCTGCCGAAAATATATTAAAAACCGTAGGTCTGGATGGAGAGGCCTCTGTTAAAGCAGGATTGCTCCCATTGGGCAATCTTCGCAAACTTGAGATAGCAAGAGCCCTCGCTCTTGACCCCACCCTCCTGCTTCTTGACGAATGCTTCTCAGGGCTGAGGCATGAAGAGATCCAGATCGTTGAAGATCTGATCAGGCGGATCAGGGAACAGGGAGTCTCTATCCTTCTCATCGAACACAATATGCGTGTTGCTATGGGGATCTCTGACCGTGTCGTCGTTCTCGATCACGGGAGGAAACTAGCCGAAGGCACTCCTTCCGAAGTCTCCGCTGATCCGGCAGTGATAGAGGCATATCTGGGGAAAGGAGAGACTGCTGATGTTGCTTGA
- a CDS encoding branched-chain amino acid ABC transporter permease — MSIYMINVATQIIIQAIAACGLNIIVGHAGQISLGHAAFVGIGAYSNAMLTTAGGLTFWQALPISLLIVGLIGLLCGLPSLRVKEDFLAITTIGINFIVVAIFQYTPALGGALGIGGIPNVAFFGYELKARAFFWFCLLCLLAVLAISWFFTKSWLGLSCFAIREEETAASSMGVSPVRAKLSAFVLGTLMAGLSGILYAHYMKFISADSFTFPFSVTLLSIAVVGGLGTLLGPVVGAVVLGILPEVFRPLVDYRMFLYAALLLMMIRFLPGGLLGGSDLLSVKNLRKRKAAATKGGGKIDR; from the coding sequence ATGAGTATCTACATGATAAATGTCGCAACACAGATAATCATCCAGGCCATTGCAGCCTGCGGCCTGAACATAATCGTAGGCCACGCCGGTCAGATATCACTGGGGCATGCAGCATTTGTGGGGATCGGAGCCTATTCGAATGCTATGCTCACGACTGCGGGCGGACTGACTTTCTGGCAGGCACTTCCCATATCACTTCTGATCGTTGGACTGATAGGACTCCTCTGCGGCCTTCCCAGTCTCCGTGTCAAAGAAGACTTTCTTGCAATTACGACCATCGGCATAAATTTCATCGTAGTTGCCATTTTCCAGTACACACCGGCATTGGGCGGAGCCCTCGGCATAGGTGGGATCCCAAATGTGGCGTTCTTTGGTTATGAACTTAAGGCCAGGGCCTTCTTCTGGTTCTGCCTCCTCTGTCTGTTGGCAGTACTGGCTATAAGCTGGTTTTTCACAAAATCCTGGCTTGGTCTTTCATGCTTCGCTATAAGGGAAGAAGAGACGGCCGCTTCAAGCATGGGGGTATCCCCCGTAAGGGCAAAACTTTCTGCTTTTGTGTTGGGGACCCTGATGGCAGGACTTTCAGGGATCTTATATGCCCACTACATGAAATTTATCAGCGCTGATTCATTCACCTTTCCATTTTCTGTAACATTGCTTTCCATAGCAGTGGTCGGCGGTCTGGGAACACTTTTGGGACCTGTTGTCGGGGCTGTTGTACTGGGTATCCTTCCTGAGGTGTTCAGGCCCCTGGTCGATTACAGGATGTTCCTTTACGCCGCTCTCCTGCTCATGATGATAAGATTCCTGCCCGGCGGACTTCTGGGCGGTTCAGACCTTCTCTCAGTAAAGAACCTCAGAAAAAGAAAAGCCGCAGCAACTAAAGGAGGTGGCAAAATTGACCGATAA
- a CDS encoding branched-chain amino acid ABC transporter permease: protein MQLFIEQLLNGLAAGSMYALITLGLALIYGVMKILHVAHASVYTAGAYMGLFIYTSTGSMLLAFIGSMIFCAIIGVLIERLIYYPLLKYPPYVPLISSIALLIAIEELCRLVAGPEVRTFSADLPFPSLSIWGVTISSTLVAVYCISFTVLVLLWLLMTKTELGLAMRAVSQDMETASSFGVNTQLTIALTFVIGSAIAAVAGILIGIYYNQVYPMMGQVPAYKTLAFIVVGGMGSAPGAVLASMLLGLAETFLIGYANIPMPRDALAFIAMIIILMWRPTGLMGKR from the coding sequence ATGCAGCTTTTCATAGAACAGCTTCTGAACGGACTCGCTGCCGGATCCATGTACGCTCTTATCACTCTGGGGCTGGCACTCATATATGGAGTGATGAAGATACTTCATGTTGCCCATGCTTCTGTCTATACAGCCGGAGCATATATGGGGCTCTTCATATACACCTCAACAGGCAGCATGCTTCTGGCATTTATCGGATCCATGATATTCTGCGCCATCATCGGCGTATTGATAGAACGGCTGATCTACTACCCACTTTTAAAATATCCTCCATACGTGCCCCTTATAAGCAGCATTGCGCTGCTCATAGCTATTGAAGAGCTATGCAGGCTCGTTGCAGGCCCAGAGGTACGAACATTCTCTGCCGATCTGCCCTTCCCCTCTTTATCAATATGGGGTGTGACCATCTCCTCCACTCTGGTAGCCGTATATTGTATTTCTTTTACAGTGCTGGTGCTGCTGTGGCTGCTTATGACAAAAACTGAACTGGGGCTTGCGATGAGGGCAGTATCGCAGGACATGGAAACAGCATCTTCCTTTGGTGTGAACACTCAGTTGACCATAGCTCTCACATTTGTTATCGGATCGGCTATCGCAGCAGTGGCAGGGATCCTTATCGGCATCTACTATAACCAGGTCTATCCGATGATGGGGCAGGTCCCCGCATATAAGACACTTGCCTTTATAGTAGTCGGCGGCATGGGGTCCGCTCCGGGAGCCGTACTTGCCTCAATGCTGCTGGGTCTTGCCGAGACATTCCTTATCGGTTACGCAAACATCCCGATGCCAAGGGATGCACTTGCTTTTATCGCCATGATAATTATTCTTATGTGGCGTCCCACCGGACTTATGGGAAAGAGATAG